A window from Molothrus aeneus isolate 106 chromosome 26, BPBGC_Maene_1.0, whole genome shotgun sequence encodes these proteins:
- the RNF135 gene encoding LOW QUALITY PROTEIN: E3 ubiquitin-protein ligase RNF135 (The sequence of the model RefSeq protein was modified relative to this genomic sequence to represent the inferred CDS: inserted 3 bases in 2 codons; substituted 2 bases at 2 genomic stop codons), whose product MAAVMELEGLEPPCSCCLQLFAEPVRLPGCGHSFCRGCXLRFCAGRPRAPCPRCAFEPQQLRPNRELAALLSLIPRXAEGRVGNTGGAHGAAACNGLSSAGRGRGEKEEEIWESSKQQEIAAETIHLLKKDLNKTRGQSKSTLDGAEYTSQIKSQITKDFCCMKEYVERQERNTLMFIEQQQKAAQQKIEETIHQLTHIKAQTRDLCERQRHEGSPLTINKITLDEKLNVVKSALEDYLKRKLEILLLENYAXHLPPVHPPDLDXEPSVSSSPPESAAESPEPTISTQFSQWVDDVTFDSTRVHERLALPAQNRRVMVSSHLTSYKPSPKRFCISQVMCSQGFSTGCHSWEVITKDGDGWAVGVAHEMIGKMDKLGRTKHSWCVEWLGPKKQLSAWHKNQETLLHKDKPLKVGVFLELQKKTVSFYSIADKEMLLHTFEISTSDPLYSAFWLYTIEKNGSLTISQPNRR is encoded by the exons atggCCGCCGTCAtggagctggaggggctggagccgccgtgctcctgctgcctgcagctcttcGCGGAGCCCGTGCGGCTCCCGGGCTGCGGCCACAGCTTCTGCCGGGGCT ACCTCCGGTTCTGCGcgggccggccccgcgccccctGCCCGCGCTGCGCCTTCGAGCCTCAGCAGCTGCGGCCCAACCGCGAGCTGGCCGCGCTGCTCAGCCTCATCCCGCG AGCTGAAGGAAGAGTCGGAAACACAGGAGGagcccatggagctgctgcctgcaacGGCCTGAgctcggcggggcgggggcgtgGGGAGAAG GAGGAAGAGATATGGGAGAGCTCCAAGCAACAAGAAATAGCTGCAGAGACCATTCACCTGTTGAAGAAAGATCTCAATAAAACAAG GGGTCAGTCAAAGAGCACATTGGATGGGGCG gaATATACATCTCAGATCAAAAGCCAGATTACTAAAGATTTCTGTTGCATGAAGGAATATGTTGAAAGACAGGAGAGAAACACACTGATGTTCATTGAACAACAGCAAAAAGCTGCTCAACAGAAAATTGAAGAGACTATTCACCAGCTCACACACATCAAAGCCCAAACT AGAGACTTATGTGAGAGGCAGAGGCACGAAGGCTCACCTTtgacaataaataaaattacactTGATGAAAAGCTTAATGTTGTCAAAAGTGCTCTAGAagatt ATCTTAAgagaaaattggaaattttACTCTTGGAGAATTATGCTTAGCATCTCCCACCAG TGCATCCTCCAGACTTAGACTAGGAGCCAAGTGTCAGCTCATCACCTCCAGAGTCTGCAGCTGAAAGTCCTGAACCAACCATTTCCACCCAGTTTTCTCAGT GGGTAGATGATGTGACTTTTGACTCCACAAGAGTACACGAGCGCttggcactcccagcccagaacaGGAGAGTGATGGTTTCCAGCCACCTGACCAGTTACAAACCATCACCCAAAAGATTCTGCATCAGCCAGGTTATGTGTTCACAGGGTTTCTCTACTGGGTGCCACTCCTGGGAAGTAATTACCAAGGACGGTGATGGATGGGCTGTTGGAGTTGCTCATGAAATGATTGGTAAAATGGACAAATTGGGAAGAACTAAGCATTCTTGGTGTGTAGAATGGCTGGGTCCTAAAAAACAGCTGTCAGCATGGCATAAGAATCAAGAAACATTATTGCACAAGGACAAACCACTGAAGGTTGGAGTTTTCTTGGAGCTGCAGAAGAAGACTGTGTCATTTTACTCCATTGCTGACAAAGAAATGCTTTTGCACACCTTTGAAATCAGTACCTCAGATCCTCTCTACTCTGCTTTCTGGCTGTACACTATAGAAAAAAATGGATCTTTAACTATAAGTCAGCCAAACAGGAGATAA